Proteins encoded in a region of the Dryobates pubescens isolate bDryPub1 chromosome 14, bDryPub1.pri, whole genome shotgun sequence genome:
- the DCSTAMP gene encoding dendritic cell-specific transmembrane protein has translation MGRFVAIAQEAWGVFISQRKPGWKYLMQLFAVCSVVGFFASFLLFLGMHFSLAHPSLGPLLVSGLIWLLLSVALSCFRPLRCFSALFLLSCGLRSGRNALLTAGTGVVVAGNIQNIFHNLKILADSITCHLEYEQFNLIKYYVKAVKWIYEAAKLPSELSGLLGDEFTPSYSIEDDALKQELNSTKQEIQRVVNQVSFMLTLLPWVGQKILPMVGIFLASFGTGLFIKKFVGPCSDRFMNTYITKQFIAFDEHQKQQQRPCLLPLNRKERKKYVAVPSLRLTEKDRKNMQYFFLPVIVNLCIWLLFAAVDHLFYWLITSVNKHLQEVPDLEIQFVLFQQKNRNGFLFGMEDHIVKTDPFKISVFKHNCIPQPLLTASTTWIQLGVIIFFLIIFGLFSGLLTQLKILISASFYPDSEMKRIHHLHAKLLRKRAKLPEKPGSKAFARTVHFWFPILKARKAVGKKECGNGQHAVKETK, from the exons ATGGGAAGATTTGTCGCCATAGCCCAGGAAGCCTGGGGAGTTTTTATATCCCAAAGGAAGCCTGGCTGGAAGTATCTGATGCAGCTTTTTGCAGTCTGCTCTGTAGTTGGCTTCTTTGCAAGCTTTCTCTTATTCCTTGGCATGCACTTCTCCCTGGCACACCCCTCTCTGGGGCCCTTACTGGTTTCTGGATTGATCTGGCTCTTGCTTTCTGTGGCGCTCTCCTGTTTCAGGCCCCTGCGCTGCTTCAGTGCCCTGTTCCTTCTGTCCTGTGGCCTGCGAAGCGGCAGGAATGCTCTCCTTACTGCTGGCACAGGTGTGGTGGTGGCTGGCAACATCCAAAACATCTTTCACAACCTAAAGATTCTGGCAGACAGCATCACCTGTCATTTAGAGTACGAGCAATTCAACTTGATAAAGTATTATGTAAAGGCAGTAAAATGGATTTACGAGGCAGCCAAGCTTCCCTCTGAGCTCTCTGGGCTCCTCGGGGATGAGTTCACACCATCATACTCCATTGAGGATGATGCATTAAAGCAAGAGCTAAACAGCACTAAACAAGAAAtccagagagttgttaaccaggTGTCTTTTATGCTGACTCTACTGCCCTGGGTGGGCCAGAAAATACTGCCTATGGTTGGGATTTTCCTAGCTTCTTTTGGGACTGGCCTCTTTATCAAAAAGTTTGTGGGCCCTTGCAGTGACAGATTTATGAACACTTATATCACAAAACAGTTCATTGCATTTGATGAGCACCAAAAGCAACAGCAAAGACCCTGTCTCCTGCCACttaacagaaaggaaagaaaaaaatatgtggCAGTCCCATCTCTCCGTCTCACAGAGAAGGACAGGAAAAACATGCAGTACTTTTTTCTCCCTGTGATTGTTAATCTTTGCATCTGGCTTCTGTTTGCTGCAGTAGATCATTTGTTTTATTGGTTAATTACTTCTGTGAATAAACATCTCCAAGAAGTTCCAGATCTAGAGATTCAATTTGTCTTATTTCAGCAA AAGAATCGGAATGGATTTCTCTTTGGCATGGAAGACCATATTGTAAAGACTGATCCTTTCAAGATCTCTGTGTTTAAGCACAACTGCATCCCTCAGCCATTGCTCACTGCTTCCACAACGTGGATCCAGCTCGGAGTAATCATCTTCTTCTTAATCATTTTTGGGTTGTTCTCTGGCCTCCTGACCCAGCTCAAGATACTCATATCAGCTTCATTTTATCCTGACTCCGAGATGAAACGGATACATCACCTGCATGCAAAATTACTGAGGAAAAGAGCAAAGCTACCGGAGAAGCCTGGCAGCAAAGCGTTTGCTAGAACG GTCCATTTTTGGTTTCCAATACTCAAGGCAAGAAAGGCAGTGGGGAAGAAAGAGTGTGGCAATGGACAACATGCTGTGAAAGAGACCAAGTGA